CTTCCTGGCAGTAGAGCATCGTAAGACCGTCAGAGATGATCCTGAGGCCTGCGCCGGCAGTCCTCATGTCATCCCGGAACGGCCCCTCATGTCATTCCCGGAGCGCAGCAGATCCCTATTGCGGCACCTCGGTCGGATCGGATGTCTTGCCCTCCGTCTCGGTGAAGATCCTGCCGCGGCTTCGGGGAAAGCTGCGGATGCGGTCGAAGTGCGGCGCCGCGAAGATCTCCTCCTCCGGCTGCCACAGGAAACGCTGGATCGAGATCGACTCCGTTTGGACCTCGATCAGGTTGAAGGCGTTGTCCTCGCGACGCACGCGCCGCGACGTTGCGGTGCCGGCGTGCACCGCCAGCAGTCCGGGATACGGCGAGTTGGTCCAGGTGTGGTGGCGGTGTCCGGTGAGCAGCAGGTCGACTCCGACCCGGAGGAATACGGGCAGCGCCAGCTCGGCCCGGCCCACCCGATCGGTGAGGGGCTCATCCTCGGGGAGGACGAAGGGATGGTGGGCGACGACGATCCGCAGGGCGTCGGGCGGACTCAGCTGAAGGACCTGTTCGATGCGCGCCAGCTGCTCCCGGTTGATGCGGCCGTTCTTGATGGTCAGGGAGCGCGCGGTGTTGACGCCGACGATCGCGACCTCGTCATTGGAAAATGCCGGATAGGGATCGGCGGTCACGTAGCGGTCGAAGCGACGAAGCGGCGCCACCAGGCGCCGCAGGATGTCCCACAGCGGGATATCGTGGTTGCCGGGAACGGCGATCACCGGAGTCGCTTCCGGGAGACTGGATACGAAGTTTCGGGCAAGCTCGAACTGGCGCTTCCGGGCCCGCTGGGTGAGGTCGCCGGAAATCACGATCACCCCAGGCTCGAGGTCGAAGATGACGCGCAACAGGGGCTGGACTGTTTCCCGGGTCACGGCGCCGAAGTGAAGATCGGAGAGATGCACGATGCGAGTCATCGCAGCCGCCTCCCTACTCTCGTGTCCGAGTCGTGTCCGGCAACCGAGGCACACGAACCGTGCAGATCTTGGGACGGATGCGGATGGACAGCGGCGATTCGAGCTTGATGACTTCACCGTCGACCACGGCTCGGTCGTTCGAGGAGATCCGAATATAGGCTCGTTCGACGATGTGGACCGTCAACGCATCGACCCGGTCCGGTCCGAAGACGACCGCCCTCACGAGGAGCGCGGCGAGCGACAACGGCCGGATGGTTCCGGGCACATACACCGCCAGCCGGCCGCTGTCGAGGCGTCGGGCCTCCGCCAGCCTCGGCAGGGGGTTGTTGGCGACGATCAGCAGCGGGACGCGGTGCTCGAGGTGGCGGTCGTCGAGCTGCAGCTCGAGACGCTGCACCCTCCACGATCGCAGGATGCGCCACAGCGAGCTGATCGTGTCCGCAATCCACCGCAGCGGTGCCGGCCATCCGGGGTGCCGGAGGCGGCTACGGGCTTTCAATCGCGCCAACTCGGCATAGACGCCGAGCACGCAGGCGTTGAAGAACAGCTCGCCGTTCACCTCGCCGGTGTCGATGGTGCGGTCATCGCCGCCTGCGAGCACCTCGACCGCTCCGGCGAGATCGAGGGGGATCTGCAGGTCGCGAGCGAGGTGGTTGATGGTTCCGAGCGGCAGTATGCCCAGGGTGTGCCCGGTGCCGACCAGAGCGCGGGCGATGGTGCGCACGGTCCCGTCTCCGCCCCCGGCGACCACCAGCGACGGTTGCGGTGGCAATCCCGTGCTGAGTGTCGCCTCGATGTTTCCGGGCTCAACCGACTTGACAGTCGCCTCCAGGGACCGCTCCTCCAGCAGCTCCCGTAGCTCGGCCAGTGTCGACTCGCCCTGGCAGCGCCCGCTGGCGGTGTTGACAAAAACCACGCAGGGCGATGGATAAGAATTTCTTTTTTCGTTCCCTTCAACCATCTTGAGGGAGTATAAAAGGGAGTTTGGGAGGTGTCAACACGCCCTTCTGCTTGGGATGGGCGGCCCGAAAATGGATGCGGCGGGCGCCATCCTTCACAATGTCGACACCCGTCCGGATGACGGAGTGGGGGGATGCCGGACGTCGTTCGTGATGGCCATGGACGATGTCAAGGACGTCCGCGAGATCAGGGGGCACCACAAGGTCCTGACATACGGCCGGCACCTGCATGCGGTCAAAGCCTGGGCCGGGCTGTCCGGCGTCGGGTTGGAACATATCACGGGCGACCCGATTCGGTTGCTTTGGCTGCTGGATATTACTGATAACAAATGAATTAGAGAGAAAAAGGCCGTTTTTTCGGCTGAAAAAATTGTAAGTTGTTTATTATCAGCTAAATCCAGCAGCCAAAGCAGGCTTTTAACATTCGAGGATGAATTCGACGGCTTCGTGGATGCCGGCGGCGATCGCCGTGCCTTCGGCGACTCCCTCCAGGTGCTTGAGCCCGTGTCCCGTGAGGACGTAGATGCCCGTGGCTCCCCCGGCCTTGGCGAATTCGACGTCGTGGGGATGGTCGCCGATGACGAAGGAGCGCCGAAGGTCAATCCCGTGCTCCGTTTCGGCCTTGAGGAGAAAAAAGGGGTTCGGTTTCATGCAGAGGCAGCCGTCCCGGCGTTCATGGGGGCAGACATAGGTTGCGGCTATTTCGATCCCGGCCTCGGCCAGACGGGAGAGAACATGGGCGTTGATGCGCTCGACATCCCGGGCGGAGATCGTTCCCTTGGCCACCCCGGACTGGTTGGTGACGATGAACAGGACGAAGCGCCCGGCCAGGCGACGAAGCGCCGGGATCGTATCCTCGAAGAATTTGACCTGGGACGGGTCATGAAGGTCGCCGTGATCCTCGATGATGGTTCCGTCGCGGTCCAGGAAGACCGCCGGACGGAGCCGCTTTTCTTGTTCACTCATTCCGCGGATAACATAGGCCGGAACTCAGAGCGGTGTCAAGGTCGGGCGGCGCAATCCGTCAGGCGTCCCCGGAATTGAGATACCGGAAGGCGACATCCATGTCCCTGTGGTTGGCCACCAGGATCAGGGTGTCTCCGTCCTAGACCTTGAAATCGCCGCCGGGGCTGGTGAAGAACTGTTCGCCCCTGACGACGGCCAGAATCGTCGCTCCGGTCTTTTCCCTGAGGGCGATGTCCTTGAGATTCGTGTCCGCCGTCCACGCTCCCTTTCCGATGTAGTAGGTCTCCGCCGTCCCGGCGCTGAGCAGGTCGGTGATCTTGTCCATGGCCGGCCTGAAGGCCCGGCATGTTCCCCTGAGGATCCCATAACATTCGCTCCTCAACACGGCGACCTAGGCGTCGATGACGTTCTGGGGGATGTGGAATCTGTCGAGGATGCGGGTGAAGATCTCAATGGATGTCTCGAACTCCTCCGGGACGACGTCGTCGGCGCCCAGGACGACGACGATCTCTCCGAAGACGGACAAATTCATGATATTTCCGCTCCGTTTATAGCACGATCGTTTTCAGGCGGTCAACGGCCCGGAGAATATCGGCGCCTGTAAAATTGACTATCGCCCTGGGGTGGGATATCCTGTCAATGTCATGAAATGCAAGGGAGGAGATTCCCGGAGATCCGGAAAAAGACCCTCGTCAAGAGATAACGGGGAAAGGCGGCGGAGGCCCGGATGAAAAACAAATCAGGCGAAAGCAAGCTGTTGGGCGTCGGCCTGACCGCCCTGCTGATTGTGTTTGCCGTGTGGCTTGTTTCGCCCTTCCTGACATTTGATGCCGCAGACGCCGCACGGGCCCGGACGTACGGCTACCGCCTGGCCCTCGGCCTGACTCTACTGCTCGTGTTCGTCGGGAAGTGGTTTTATGACGTCCTGGCCCCGCAGGGACTGGCCCGAAAAGTCTCCACAGTGAAGGCCGTCGCCGTCATGACCCTCGGTCTCGGCATTCTGGTTTTTGTCATTTTCATCATCGGCCGGGCCGTCTCGCTCTACCTCGGGGCCGCCTGGAGCGAGACAACGTTCAATTATTAAACGCCCTTCTGCTTCGGCTGCTGGAAGTTACTGATAATAGATAACATATAAAAAAAACCCAAAAAAACAGGGCGAAAAAAGCGTAATTTATTGGATGGAATGAAGATCAATCTCTCGACGATATCTCTGGCCGTCATTCTCATCGGGGTCTTTCTGGCAAGCTATCAATTCTTTTACAACCGGAGTCTCTGGCACGATGAGGCGGCTCCGGCGCGGAATTGCTGGCCGAGCAATAGTTCTCGGGGAGCAGCGTGTATTATCTTGATGTGAACGGCCCGCGTTCCAGCTCACCACAGCCGGACTTTGGGTGCGTAGGTCTTGTCAAAGGCCCGGTTGAACTCGCGAGCATCG
This genomic stretch from Acidobacteriota bacterium harbors:
- a CDS encoding metallophosphoesterase, which translates into the protein MTRIVHLSDLHFGAVTRETVQPLLRVIFDLEPGVIVISGDLTQRARKRQFELARNFVSSLPEATPVIAVPGNHDIPLWDILRRLVAPLRRFDRYVTADPYPAFSNDEVAIVGVNTARSLTIKNGRINREQLARIEQVLQLSPPDALRIVVAHHPFVLPEDEPLTDRVGRAELALPVFLRVGVDLLLTGHRHHTWTNSPYPGLLAVHAGTATSRRVRREDNAFNLIEVQTESISIQRFLWQPEEEIFAAPHFDRIRSFPRSRGRIFTETEGKTSDPTEVPQ
- a CDS encoding diacylglycerol kinase family protein; amino-acid sequence: MVEGNEKRNSYPSPCVVFVNTASGRCQGESTLAELRELLEERSLEATVKSVEPGNIEATLSTGLPPQPSLVVAGGGDGTVRTIARALVGTGHTLGILPLGTINHLARDLQIPLDLAGAVEVLAGGDDRTIDTGEVNGELFFNACVLGVYAELARLKARSRLRHPGWPAPLRWIADTISSLWRILRSWRVQRLELQLDDRHLEHRVPLLIVANNPLPRLAEARRLDSGRLAVYVPGTIRPLSLAALLVRAVVFGPDRVDALTVHIVERAYIRISSNDRAVVDGEVIKLESPLSIRIRPKICTVRVPRLPDTTRTRE
- a CDS encoding HAD family hydrolase, encoding MSEQEKRLRPAVFLDRDGTIIEDHGDLHDPSQVKFFEDTIPALRRLAGRFVLFIVTNQSGVAKGTISARDVERINAHVLSRLAEAGIEIAATYVCPHERRDGCLCMKPNPFFLLKAETEHGIDLRRSFVIGDHPHDVEFAKAGGATGIYVLTGHGLKHLEGVAEGTAIAAGIHEAVEFILEC
- a CDS encoding TrkA C-terminal domain-containing protein, whose amino-acid sequence is MDKITDLLSAGTAETYYIGKGAWTADTNLKDIALREKTGATILAVVRGEQFFTSPGGDFKV